The Burkholderia cepacia ATCC 25416 genome includes a window with the following:
- a CDS encoding efflux RND transporter periplasmic adaptor subunit, translating to MEEKHHSAVGIQVDEHGMHLPTRTSVSRRGRIVLIVIGVLLAAGAARTIVVNVLNRNRLDTVAEQNTRQYVTIAHPVDAATGGKLSLPGTLRGFVEAPIYARASGYVLRWQADIGAHVKQGQVLAELDTPELNQELAQATAQRQQAQAALALAKTSFDRAQQLRQRDAVSQQELDDRQGAFNQGTANLAAADANMRRLTELKGFQRIVAPIDGIVTQRNVDVGDLVSSGNAGRSLFTVVQADRLRLYVQVPQAYAQQVKVGQHVSVAQAELPGRTFDGTITRTSEAIDVATRSLQIEITLPNPDGRLLPGAYVQATLPMTPVGRLQVPANTLLFRAEGPTVATVDANGQVRLKQVTVVRTIGQTLEVDGPLTPNDRLVTNPSDALANGDQVIVSVPAAKPASSAAEAKS from the coding sequence ATGGAAGAGAAACATCACAGCGCCGTCGGCATCCAGGTGGACGAACACGGCATGCACCTGCCGACACGCACGTCGGTGTCGCGACGCGGACGCATCGTCCTGATCGTGATCGGCGTGCTGCTGGCCGCCGGCGCCGCGCGCACGATCGTCGTCAACGTGCTGAACCGCAACCGGCTCGACACGGTCGCCGAGCAGAACACGCGCCAGTACGTGACCATCGCGCATCCGGTCGATGCGGCCACCGGCGGCAAGCTGTCGCTGCCCGGCACGCTGCGCGGCTTCGTCGAGGCGCCGATCTATGCACGCGCGAGCGGCTACGTGCTGCGCTGGCAGGCCGACATCGGCGCGCACGTGAAGCAGGGCCAGGTGCTCGCCGAACTCGACACGCCCGAGCTGAACCAGGAACTCGCGCAGGCCACCGCGCAGCGCCAGCAGGCGCAAGCCGCACTCGCGCTCGCGAAGACGTCGTTCGACCGCGCGCAGCAGTTGCGCCAGCGCGATGCCGTCTCGCAGCAGGAACTCGACGACCGGCAAGGCGCGTTCAACCAGGGCACCGCGAACCTCGCCGCGGCCGACGCGAACATGCGCCGCCTCACCGAGCTGAAAGGCTTCCAGCGGATCGTCGCGCCGATCGACGGGATCGTCACGCAGCGCAACGTCGACGTCGGCGATCTCGTCAGCTCCGGCAACGCGGGGCGTTCGCTGTTCACGGTCGTGCAGGCCGACCGGCTGCGCCTCTACGTGCAGGTGCCGCAGGCGTACGCGCAGCAGGTGAAGGTCGGCCAGCACGTGAGCGTCGCGCAGGCCGAGCTGCCGGGCCGGACGTTCGACGGGACGATCACGCGCACGTCCGAGGCGATCGACGTCGCGACGCGCTCGCTGCAGATCGAGATCACGCTGCCGAACCCGGACGGGCGGCTGCTGCCCGGCGCCTACGTGCAGGCCACGTTGCCGATGACGCCGGTCGGCCGCCTGCAGGTGCCGGCCAATACGTTGCTGTTCCGCGCCGAAGGCCCGACGGTCGCGACGGTCGATGCGAACGGCCAGGTGCGCCTGAAACAGGTGACGGTCGTACGCACGATCGGGCAGACGCTCGAAGTCGACGGCCCGCTCACGCCGAACGACCGTCTCGTCACGAACCCGAGCGACGCCCTCGCCAACGGCGATCAGGTGATCGTCTCGGTGCCGGCCGCGAAGCCGGCATCGAGCGCCGCGGAGGCGAAGTCGTGA
- a CDS encoding efflux transporter outer membrane subunit, with product MRIRRRPAAVSATAVALAAALAGCTVGPDYRRPDVATPAAWRLDPADGYWHPAAPARAPLDPAWWTAFGDPQLDALEAEALRNNQNLKAVAARYDQAKATLASVASAQYPAVGLNASGQRFKISADRPQTNYATQSASTVQNDVQVGASVSYELDLFGRVRRSVESAQATTEQARDDFANARLVLTADLASSYFALREFDTEIDVVKRSIDLQQKALDYVSARHDLGAVSGLDLLQQRAQLDATRTQAQLLLQQRVQVETAIATLVGTPAPTFSIAPRVVPINAPALPTGLPSDVLQRRPDVASAERAMAAANAQIGVARAAYFPRITLSPDIGWDATRFAGLFTVPALLWSVGGSLSQPLFEGGKLKAGVDFAQAGYVAAQANYRQTVLTAFQEVQNAVTGLSVLAEAAQQASAAVDDARKLVSLAQDRYAGGLTPFIDVLTAEQQLLTSERQAVQIQGQRAALVVFLAKALGGGWDGQAASGPAPAEVAAAPAPAPAPPGP from the coding sequence ATGCGCATCCGCCGGCGGCCCGCCGCCGTCTCCGCCACCGCCGTTGCGCTCGCCGCCGCCCTCGCCGGCTGCACGGTCGGCCCCGACTACCGGCGGCCCGACGTCGCCACGCCGGCCGCGTGGCGGCTCGATCCGGCCGATGGGTACTGGCACCCGGCCGCGCCGGCCCGCGCGCCGCTCGACCCGGCATGGTGGACCGCGTTCGGCGATCCGCAGCTCGACGCGCTGGAAGCCGAAGCGCTGCGCAACAACCAGAACCTGAAGGCCGTCGCCGCGCGCTACGACCAGGCGAAGGCGACGCTCGCGTCGGTCGCCTCGGCGCAGTATCCGGCCGTCGGCCTGAACGCGAGCGGCCAGCGCTTCAAGATCTCGGCCGACCGGCCGCAGACCAACTACGCGACGCAGAGCGCGTCGACCGTGCAGAACGACGTCCAGGTCGGCGCGAGCGTCAGCTACGAGCTCGACCTGTTCGGCCGCGTGCGGCGCAGCGTCGAATCGGCGCAGGCCACCACCGAACAGGCGCGCGACGATTTCGCGAACGCGCGCCTGGTGCTGACCGCCGATCTCGCGTCGAGCTATTTCGCGCTGCGCGAATTCGACACCGAGATCGACGTCGTCAAGCGCTCGATCGACCTGCAGCAGAAGGCGCTCGACTACGTGAGCGCGCGGCACGACCTCGGCGCGGTGTCGGGCCTCGACCTGCTGCAGCAGCGCGCGCAGCTCGACGCGACGCGCACCCAGGCGCAGCTGCTGCTCCAGCAGCGCGTGCAGGTCGAAACCGCGATCGCGACACTGGTCGGCACGCCGGCCCCCACCTTCTCGATCGCGCCGCGCGTCGTGCCGATCAATGCGCCCGCGCTGCCGACCGGCCTGCCGAGCGACGTGCTGCAGCGGCGCCCCGACGTCGCGTCGGCCGAGCGCGCGATGGCCGCCGCGAATGCGCAGATCGGCGTCGCGCGCGCCGCGTATTTCCCGCGCATCACGCTGTCGCCCGACATCGGCTGGGACGCGACGCGCTTCGCCGGCCTGTTCACCGTCCCGGCGTTGCTGTGGTCGGTCGGCGGGTCGCTCAGCCAGCCGCTGTTCGAAGGCGGCAAGCTGAAGGCCGGCGTCGATTTCGCGCAGGCCGGCTATGTCGCCGCGCAGGCCAATTACCGGCAGACCGTGCTCACCGCGTTCCAGGAGGTGCAGAATGCGGTCACCGGGTTGTCGGTGCTCGCGGAGGCCGCGCAGCAGGCCTCCGCGGCCGTCGACGACGCGCGCAAGCTCGTGTCGCTCGCGCAGGATCGCTACGCGGGCGGCCTGACGCCGTTCATCGACGTGCTGACAGCCGAGCAGCAGTTGCTGACGAGCGAACGGCAGGCCGTGCAGATCCAGGGCCAGCGCGCGGCGCTCGTCGTGTTTCTCGCGAAGGCGCTCGGCGGCGGCTGGGACGGCCAGGCGGCAAGCGGCCCGGCGCCGGCCGAGGTCGCCGCAGCCCCGGCACCGGCGCCAGCGCCCCCGGGCCCTTAA